In Hymenobacter gelipurpurascens, one DNA window encodes the following:
- a CDS encoding acyl-ACP desaturase: MIATVASRGEVLQHLESFLKENMSSFLKSVEDSWQPSDFLPDSSKDNFFDEVKLLRERAQGLNYDLLAVLIGDTITEEALPNYEAWFHQLDDLKREHNNGWGQWIRGWTAEENRHGDLLNRYLYLCGRVNMREFEASTQFLISDGFDLGTAHDPYKAFVYTSYQEMATNISHRRVGQLARTAGDDQLSRICGMIAGDENRHARVYKTFVEKIFEVDPSEMMLAFEDMMRKKIVMPAHYMRELGIEMGKTFGHFTDAAQRLGVYTSQDYTDILETLLKDWKIEQMTGLNSSAEKAREYVMALPGRLRRVADRMAVPKLEYKFKWIDEVR, from the coding sequence ATGATTGCAACCGTCGCCTCCCGTGGGGAAGTACTACAGCACCTCGAATCTTTTCTGAAGGAAAACATGAGTTCCTTCCTGAAAAGTGTGGAGGATAGCTGGCAGCCTTCCGATTTTCTGCCCGATTCCAGCAAGGATAACTTCTTTGATGAAGTAAAGCTGCTGCGCGAACGTGCGCAAGGCCTCAACTACGATCTGCTGGCAGTGCTTATCGGCGACACGATTACCGAGGAAGCGCTGCCTAACTATGAAGCCTGGTTTCATCAGCTGGATGATCTGAAACGCGAGCACAACAACGGTTGGGGGCAATGGATCCGGGGCTGGACGGCGGAGGAAAACCGCCACGGCGACCTGCTCAACCGCTACCTCTACCTCTGCGGCCGCGTAAATATGCGCGAGTTTGAGGCCAGCACGCAGTTCCTCATTTCCGATGGCTTCGACTTGGGCACTGCCCACGACCCTTACAAGGCGTTTGTGTACACCAGCTACCAGGAGATGGCCACGAACATCTCGCACCGCCGCGTAGGCCAGTTGGCCCGCACAGCCGGCGACGACCAGCTTTCCCGCATCTGCGGCATGATTGCCGGCGACGAAAACCGCCACGCCCGCGTGTACAAAACCTTTGTGGAGAAGATTTTCGAAGTAGATCCATCCGAAATGATGCTGGCCTTCGAGGACATGATGCGCAAGAAAATTGTGATGCCCGCCCACTACATGCGGGAGTTAGGCATCGAGATGGGCAAAACCTTCGGCCACTTCACCGATGCGGCCCAGCGCCTTGGCGTGTACACCAGCCAGGATTACACCGATATTCTCGAAACGCTTCTGAAAGACTGGAAGATTGAGCAGATGACGGGTCTCAACAGCTCGGCCGAGAAAGCACGCGAGTACGTAATGGCCCTGCCCGGCCGCTTACGCCGCGTGGCCGACCGCATGGCGGTGCCCAAGCTGGAGTACAAATTCAAATGGATTGACGAGGTTCGCTAG
- a CDS encoding c-type cytochrome — protein MEKALRILAVVVVVLLLAVGGFALWVQNRGIPHYAVPKAPAVQVAATPALTDQGQKLVMASCADCHLNQQTRSLSGQKMRDLPPEFGTIYSANITQDPQHGIGRWTDAELVTLLRTGIGKDGRYRVIMPSFVQMSDEDVHSIIAFLRSNNPMVQPDATPTHEQEPSFMLKALSNTVMKPTPMPTAKVVAPEPTDALAYGRYLVVGRYKCYDCHSKDFKTNNPMEPEKSEGYLGGGNALLNMQGQQVLSRNITFEPETGIGNWTEAQFAQSLRFGITPQGTLAPPMPKYSQLTDQEVHAIYAYLQSVPKIKNATPEDKGAIASR, from the coding sequence ATGGAGAAGGCCTTGCGTATCCTAGCTGTTGTGGTGGTGGTGCTTTTGCTGGCCGTAGGTGGCTTTGCGCTGTGGGTGCAAAACCGTGGCATTCCACATTATGCGGTTCCGAAGGCGCCCGCCGTGCAGGTAGCTGCTACTCCAGCCCTCACCGACCAGGGTCAGAAGCTGGTAATGGCCTCCTGTGCCGACTGCCACCTCAACCAACAAACCAGGTCCTTATCGGGCCAGAAGATGCGCGATTTGCCGCCGGAGTTCGGCACTATCTATTCGGCTAATATCACCCAGGACCCGCAACATGGCATTGGCCGCTGGACGGATGCCGAGCTGGTGACGCTGCTGCGAACCGGCATCGGGAAAGATGGCCGCTACCGCGTGATCATGCCCAGCTTCGTGCAGATGTCGGATGAGGATGTGCACAGCATTATTGCGTTTCTGCGCTCCAATAACCCAATGGTGCAGCCTGACGCTACGCCCACTCATGAGCAGGAGCCGTCCTTCATGCTCAAGGCTCTCTCCAACACCGTGATGAAACCAACGCCTATGCCCACGGCTAAAGTGGTTGCCCCTGAACCCACCGATGCACTGGCCTACGGGCGTTATCTGGTGGTGGGCCGCTACAAATGCTACGACTGCCACTCCAAAGACTTCAAAACGAATAACCCCATGGAGCCCGAGAAATCGGAGGGCTACTTAGGCGGCGGCAATGCCCTGCTGAACATGCAGGGTCAGCAGGTGCTTTCGCGCAATATCACGTTCGAGCCAGAAACCGGCATTGGCAACTGGACAGAGGCGCAATTCGCTCAAAGCCTGCGTTTTGGTATCACGCCCCAAGGCACGCTGGCTCCTCCCATGCCCAAATACTCGCAGCTCACTGACCAAGAAGTACACGCCATCTATGCGTATCTGCAATCTGTCCCGAAAATCAAGAACGCCACCCCCGAGGATAAAGGCGCAATAGCCAGCAGGTAG
- a CDS encoding sigma 54-interacting transcriptional regulator, which yields MKQESIRTLGQLRASGYQPRSVKQELRDNLITKLQSKEEVFPGIFGYEETVIPELQRAILAGHHINLLGLRGQAKTRIARLLVGLLDEYVPVVAGSELNDDPLQPLSVFAKNLIAEKGDETPVQWLHRDERYTEKLATPDVSVADLIGDADPIKAATLKLPYSDERVIHFGLIPRAHRGIFVINELPDLQARIQVSLFNILQEGDIQIRGFKVRLPLDIQFVFTANPEDYTNRGSIVTPLKDRIDAQIITHYPKSIEIGKRITKQEARIKEAQKGMVTTNEIMHDLVEQVAVEARGSEFVDAKSGVSARLTISAFEQVVAGAERRALINGEKKTYVRVADFISAVPAVTGKVELVYEGEQEGAGIVAEKLMGKAIRTLFLNYFPDPDKAKKLKGRPSPYKTVQEWFGTGHTVDILHDASSKDYRAALDQVPGLRDIVKELHPNEDAETTYFLMEFLLHGLSEYSLISRNRLTAGAQFKDLLSSMFTMPSFGEDDDEDEDEKPQRGRRR from the coding sequence ATGAAACAAGAATCTATTCGTACGCTGGGCCAACTGCGGGCCAGTGGGTACCAGCCGCGTTCTGTAAAGCAGGAGCTGCGCGATAATCTGATAACTAAGCTCCAAAGCAAGGAAGAAGTATTTCCCGGCATCTTTGGCTACGAGGAAACCGTCATTCCGGAACTCCAGCGCGCTATTCTGGCGGGCCACCACATCAACCTGCTAGGCCTGCGCGGCCAGGCCAAAACCCGGATTGCCCGCCTCTTGGTAGGCCTCCTAGACGAGTACGTGCCCGTAGTGGCCGGCTCCGAGCTGAACGACGACCCTTTGCAGCCGCTGTCGGTATTTGCCAAAAACCTCATTGCGGAGAAAGGCGACGAAACGCCCGTACAATGGCTGCACCGCGATGAGCGCTACACCGAAAAGCTCGCCACGCCCGACGTATCGGTAGCTGACCTCATCGGCGATGCTGACCCCATCAAGGCCGCTACGCTGAAGCTGCCATATTCCGATGAGCGCGTTATTCACTTCGGCCTGATCCCGAGGGCACACCGCGGCATTTTCGTGATAAACGAGCTGCCCGATTTGCAAGCCCGTATTCAGGTATCGCTGTTCAACATTCTGCAGGAAGGCGACATCCAGATTCGGGGCTTCAAGGTGCGGTTGCCGCTGGATATCCAGTTTGTGTTCACGGCCAACCCCGAGGACTACACCAACCGGGGTTCTATCGTGACGCCGCTGAAGGACCGCATCGACGCCCAGATCATCACGCACTATCCTAAGTCGATTGAAATCGGCAAGCGCATCACCAAGCAGGAAGCGCGCATCAAGGAAGCGCAGAAAGGCATGGTGACTACCAACGAAATCATGCACGATTTGGTGGAGCAGGTGGCCGTAGAGGCGCGTGGCTCCGAGTTCGTGGATGCCAAATCGGGTGTATCGGCCCGTCTGACTATCTCGGCTTTCGAGCAAGTGGTGGCTGGGGCTGAGCGCCGGGCGCTCATCAATGGCGAGAAGAAAACCTACGTGCGTGTCGCCGACTTCATCTCGGCGGTACCTGCCGTAACAGGCAAGGTAGAGCTGGTGTATGAAGGCGAGCAGGAGGGAGCGGGCATTGTGGCCGAGAAGCTTATGGGCAAAGCCATCCGGACGCTGTTTCTGAATTACTTCCCCGACCCTGATAAGGCCAAGAAGCTGAAAGGCCGCCCCTCGCCCTACAAAACGGTGCAGGAGTGGTTTGGCACTGGCCACACCGTGGACATTCTGCACGACGCCTCCAGCAAGGACTACCGCGCCGCCCTCGATCAGGTACCTGGCCTACGCGACATCGTGAAGGAGCTGCACCCCAACGAGGACGCGGAAACCACCTATTTCCTGATGGAATTCCTGCTGCACGGCCTCTCTGAGTACAGCCTGATTTCCAGAAATCGCCTCACCGCCGGCGCGCAGTTCAAGGATCTGCTCTCTTCCATGTTCACCATGCCCAGCTTCGGCGAGGATGATGACGAGGACGAAGACGAGAAGCCCCAGCGCGGCCGCCGCCGCTAG
- a CDS encoding fasciclin domain-containing protein translates to MKKTLRTTTLALLAVGTLSLGLTSCGDNKTAETTTTATETDMTTTTVDSAAMMTDSARMAKPEGVMVDGVAMTPDKNIVQNAVQAKSVSTLVKAVQAAGLAETLSGTGPFTVFAPTNEAFDKLPKGALDGLLKPESKDKLKGVLTYHVVAGRLLAQDLKDGQELTTVNGEKIKVSVKDGKVMINNANVAIADVISSNGVTHVIDNVLLPSGK, encoded by the coding sequence ATGAAGAAGACCCTGCGTACCACCACGCTCGCCCTGCTAGCAGTTGGCACTTTGTCCTTAGGCCTCACCAGCTGCGGCGACAACAAAACCGCCGAAACAACTACCACTGCCACCGAAACGGACATGACCACCACCACGGTCGACTCAGCGGCCATGATGACGGACTCGGCCCGGATGGCCAAGCCTGAAGGTGTAATGGTAGATGGCGTGGCCATGACTCCCGACAAGAACATTGTGCAGAATGCGGTGCAGGCCAAAAGCGTATCGACGCTGGTGAAAGCTGTACAGGCTGCTGGTTTGGCTGAAACGCTGAGCGGCACGGGTCCCTTCACCGTTTTCGCGCCCACCAACGAGGCCTTCGACAAACTGCCAAAAGGTGCCCTCGATGGCCTGCTGAAGCCTGAAAGCAAAGACAAGCTGAAAGGTGTGCTGACGTACCACGTAGTAGCGGGTCGCTTGCTGGCGCAAGACCTCAAAGACGGCCAGGAGCTGACTACCGTAAACGGCGAGAAAATTAAAGTCTCGGTGAAAGACGGCAAAGTGATGATCAATAACGCCAACGTGGCTATTGCCGACGTAATCTCCAGCAATGGTGTCACGCACGTAATCGACAACGTACTGCTGCCAAGCGGCAAGTAA
- a CDS encoding vWA domain-containing protein, translating into MASGFRFRDYVPEESTDKGFDSLFKIFMQLITITAGDVGETLSWLNELDKQYGLTDDGYGMGDFIEDLKKKGYIDEDPQEKGAFNITAKSEQNIRKSALEEIFGKLKKSGQGNHRTPHTGQGDEQSTDMREFRFGDSLDQISMTESIRNAQLNHGLGTGEFMLTEGDLEVRENEHKSQTSTVLMIDISHSMILYGEDRITPAKKVAMALAELVKQKYPKDFLDVIVFGNDAWQIEVKELPYLQVGPYHTNTVAGLELALDLLRKRKTPNKQIFMITDGKPTCLKEGNGYYKNSFGLDRKVVNKTLNLAAAARRLKVPITTFMIASDPYLQQFVEEFTEVNQGKAYYSSLKGLGHLIFEDYKRNRRKSV; encoded by the coding sequence ATGGCATCAGGTTTTCGTTTCCGGGATTATGTGCCCGAGGAGTCTACCGACAAAGGTTTTGACTCCCTTTTCAAGATATTCATGCAGCTCATCACCATCACCGCCGGTGATGTAGGTGAGACGCTTTCCTGGCTCAATGAGCTGGATAAACAGTATGGCCTCACCGACGACGGCTACGGCATGGGCGACTTCATTGAGGACCTCAAAAAGAAGGGCTACATCGATGAAGACCCGCAGGAAAAGGGCGCCTTCAACATCACGGCCAAGAGCGAGCAGAACATTCGCAAAAGCGCGCTGGAAGAAATTTTCGGCAAGCTGAAGAAGTCGGGGCAGGGCAACCACCGCACCCCCCACACCGGCCAGGGCGATGAGCAAAGCACCGACATGCGCGAATTTAGGTTTGGTGATTCGCTGGATCAGATTTCCATGACGGAATCTATCCGGAATGCCCAGCTCAACCACGGCCTTGGCACGGGCGAGTTTATGCTGACTGAAGGCGACCTGGAAGTGCGCGAGAACGAGCACAAGTCGCAGACCAGCACGGTGCTGATGATCGACATCTCGCACTCCATGATTCTGTACGGCGAAGACCGCATTACGCCCGCCAAGAAGGTAGCCATGGCCCTGGCCGAACTGGTGAAGCAGAAGTATCCCAAAGATTTCCTCGACGTCATCGTGTTCGGCAATGATGCCTGGCAGATTGAGGTAAAGGAACTGCCCTACCTGCAGGTAGGCCCGTACCACACCAATACGGTAGCTGGCCTGGAGCTGGCTCTGGATCTGCTGCGCAAGCGCAAAACGCCCAACAAGCAGATTTTCATGATTACTGATGGCAAGCCTACCTGCCTAAAAGAAGGCAACGGCTACTACAAAAACTCCTTTGGCCTCGACCGGAAAGTGGTTAACAAAACCCTGAACCTGGCCGCCGCCGCGCGCCGCCTCAAGGTGCCCATCACCACCTTCATGATTGCCTCGGACCCATATCTGCAGCAGTTTGTGGAGGAGTTCACGGAGGTGAACCAGGGCAAGGCCTACTATAGCAGCCTGAAGGGCCTAGGCCACCTCATCTTCGAGGACTACAAGCGCAACCGTCGCAAATCTGTATAG
- a CDS encoding ArnT family glycosyltransferase: protein MNSRRLADATLLFVALFTVAYFFLTHEGLYALDDYFYSRYAQQLLSGTFRVEPDPLGLLHDPLKERPLIFGPVALCYQLLGINIISTTLWPLLATLGCSVLFWRLYRRREPVVAAAAMLLLGLHYFTLNLTNYLYPDNILMFWCLAGAAALLSGRRAGARELAWGVAFAGLSFAALLSKETIVYYLPLYLAVLTRDAWQRQHLRFWAAAIGTGAALLTAYFAFYHIYTNDALYRLHLIEHTNEYLKEGNFLLGNRAALIGRITWQPLAFFVGSGLGVLLLLVGAALFQPTEKDSDKRFWLALGCSTLLFYWVGSTSLSQYNPITLLPRMTTPLLPPLALAAGFGLRYLLRTGKGLYWLALALLLCAGWLHNSLSVLYGGLGLFFGAMALAQHWPHRLTLLKPGTSQLALLTLGVLAGFLAIRPAYFMLKPSVSSHFAQDRVIRKHLQAPAQGVVLVDDYLISNYDFYYGFRVPPGLQYRRYWARDSVQLQPGQHAWLLLNRSTLTNDELTRKLIRYSPDSVLSWYPQRRLVAEDGKVSLYEVKW from the coding sequence ATGAATTCACGCCGATTAGCCGACGCGACTCTACTGTTCGTTGCGCTGTTTACCGTTGCTTATTTTTTCCTGACACACGAGGGCCTGTATGCACTCGACGATTATTTCTATTCCCGCTACGCTCAGCAGCTACTCAGCGGCACGTTCCGGGTAGAGCCCGATCCGCTAGGCCTCCTCCACGACCCCCTGAAAGAGCGCCCCCTGATTTTTGGGCCGGTTGCACTCTGCTACCAGCTGCTGGGCATCAATATCATCAGCACCACGCTCTGGCCCCTGCTAGCCACGCTGGGGTGCTCTGTGCTTTTCTGGCGGCTATACCGGCGGCGCGAGCCCGTGGTAGCCGCCGCCGCCATGCTGCTCCTGGGCCTGCACTACTTCACCCTGAACCTTACCAATTACCTCTATCCCGATAACATCCTGATGTTCTGGTGCCTGGCGGGTGCGGCAGCCCTGCTATCAGGGCGCCGCGCTGGGGCACGAGAGCTGGCGTGGGGAGTGGCATTTGCGGGGTTGAGCTTCGCGGCCCTGTTGAGTAAAGAGACGATTGTGTATTACCTGCCCCTCTACCTGGCGGTGCTTACTCGCGACGCATGGCAGCGCCAGCACCTACGGTTTTGGGCGGCAGCTATTGGCACTGGGGCGGCTCTTCTGACTGCGTACTTCGCTTTCTATCATATTTATACCAACGATGCGCTGTACCGACTACACCTGATTGAGCACACGAATGAATATCTGAAGGAAGGCAACTTCCTGCTGGGAAACCGGGCCGCCCTCATCGGGCGCATCACGTGGCAGCCGTTGGCTTTCTTCGTGGGTTCGGGCCTGGGGGTACTGCTATTGCTGGTCGGAGCGGCGTTGTTTCAGCCCACCGAAAAGGATTCTGATAAGCGCTTCTGGCTGGCGCTGGGTTGTAGCACGCTGCTGTTTTACTGGGTGGGCAGCACTTCCCTGAGCCAGTACAACCCCATCACGCTGCTGCCCCGCATGACGACTCCGCTCCTGCCGCCGCTGGCGCTGGCGGCGGGGTTTGGCCTGCGCTACTTGCTGCGCACCGGCAAAGGACTATACTGGCTGGCGCTGGCGTTGCTGCTGTGCGCGGGCTGGTTGCACAATAGCCTTTCGGTGCTGTATGGTGGCCTAGGCCTGTTTTTTGGCGCCATGGCCCTAGCCCAGCACTGGCCCCATCGGCTTACGTTGTTGAAACCCGGTACCAGCCAACTCGCGTTGCTTACGCTGGGGGTGCTGGCGGGCTTTCTCGCCATCCGGCCGGCGTATTTTATGCTGAAGCCATCGGTATCATCCCACTTCGCGCAGGATCGGGTGATACGAAAGCACCTACAGGCGCCCGCGCAGGGCGTGGTGTTGGTTGATGACTATTTGATCAGCAATTACGATTTCTACTACGGTTTCCGGGTGCCACCGGGCCTGCAGTACCGCCGCTATTGGGCCCGCGACTCTGTGCAGCTCCAACCGGGCCAGCACGCCTGGCTCCTACTCAACCGCAGCACGCTCACCAACGACGAACTCACGCGCAAACTCATCCGCTACTCCCCCGATTCGGTGCTGAGCTGGTACCCGCAACGCCGCCTGGTGGCGGAGGATGGCAAGGTGTCATTGTATGAGGTGAAATGGTAA
- a CDS encoding glycosyltransferase family 2 protein, translating to MSHAELPLVTIVALCYNHARFLRQALDSIVHQTYPNLEVLLVDDASTDKSATILRQYAAEHPGWRLLLMPENVGNCRAFNQALHQSSGEFLVDFATDDVLLPHRIAHHVAAFHRAGPACGMVYSDAELIDEEGHLVRRHFRRDAQGLHPRPASGWVFADVLARYFISTPTMTMRRATLEQLGGYDEALAYEDFDFWVRAARDWQFYFLDEVTTQKRLHPQSMSRKGYRPNDPYLASTIRVCRKAQALCRNDEERAALAIRVRWELRQAVRWRNFPEARDLFRLLQELGHVRTLDWMLGQVVKW from the coding sequence ATGTCCCACGCTGAGTTGCCGCTCGTCACTATCGTAGCCCTGTGCTACAACCACGCCCGCTTCCTTCGTCAGGCCCTCGATTCCATTGTGCACCAGACGTACCCCAACCTGGAGGTGCTGCTGGTAGACGATGCCAGCACCGACAAAAGCGCCACCATACTGCGCCAATATGCCGCCGAGCACCCCGGATGGCGCCTGCTGCTGATGCCCGAAAACGTAGGCAACTGCAGGGCCTTCAATCAGGCCCTGCACCAATCATCAGGAGAATTTCTGGTCGATTTTGCCACCGATGATGTGCTGCTGCCCCACCGTATTGCCCACCATGTAGCGGCCTTCCACCGAGCCGGTCCTGCCTGTGGTATGGTGTATTCTGATGCGGAGCTGATTGATGAAGAAGGCCATCTGGTGCGCCGCCATTTCCGCCGCGATGCCCAAGGGCTACACCCGCGCCCCGCCTCGGGCTGGGTGTTTGCCGATGTGCTGGCCCGCTACTTCATCAGCACGCCTACTATGACCATGCGACGCGCCACCCTGGAACAACTCGGCGGCTACGATGAAGCCCTGGCCTACGAGGACTTCGACTTCTGGGTGCGCGCCGCCCGCGACTGGCAGTTCTATTTCCTTGACGAAGTAACCACCCAGAAACGGCTGCACCCCCAGTCGATGTCGCGCAAAGGGTACCGCCCAAATGACCCGTACCTGGCCTCAACCATCCGGGTTTGCCGCAAAGCGCAGGCCCTCTGCCGTAATGACGAAGAGCGTGCCGCCCTGGCCATTCGGGTGCGCTGGGAGCTGCGCCAGGCCGTGCGCTGGCGCAACTTCCCCGAAGCCCGTGACTTATTCCGCCTGCTGCAGGAGCTAGGCCACGTCCGCACCCTTGACTGGATGCTGGGACAAGTGGTGAAGTGGTGA
- a CDS encoding peptidylprolyl isomerase, whose amino-acid sequence MKTAEIHTNKGVMKVEFYEQDAPNTVKNFTDLAKKGFYDGLKFHRVIPNFVIQGGCPNSRDGAKGTPGTGGPGYKIDCELTGDHQYHERGALSMAHAGRNTGGSQFFIVHDRQNTAHLDRNHTVFGKVVEGLDIIDQIKANDEIQKIVVSEQA is encoded by the coding sequence ATGAAAACTGCCGAAATCCACACCAACAAGGGTGTAATGAAAGTGGAGTTCTACGAGCAGGACGCTCCGAACACCGTAAAAAACTTCACTGATCTGGCCAAAAAAGGCTTCTACGACGGCCTGAAGTTTCACCGCGTTATCCCGAATTTTGTGATTCAGGGTGGCTGCCCCAACTCGCGCGATGGTGCCAAAGGCACGCCCGGCACGGGTGGCCCCGGCTACAAAATCGACTGCGAGCTAACCGGCGACCATCAGTACCACGAGCGCGGCGCCCTGAGCATGGCCCACGCCGGCCGTAACACGGGTGGCTCGCAGTTCTTCATCGTGCACGACCGCCAGAACACCGCCCACCTCGACCGCAACCACACCGTATTTGGTAAAGTGGTAGAAGGCCTGGACATCATCGACCAGATCAAAGCCAACGACGAAATCCAAAAGATTGTAGTGAGCGAGCAGGCCTAG
- a CDS encoding DUF427 domain-containing protein, translated as MKAIWNDTVVAESNDTVVVENNHYFPADAIKKEYFEDSIAQTTCPWKGRASYYSLRVNGELNKDAAWYYPEPKDAAKQIEGRVAFWKGVKIQP; from the coding sequence ATGAAAGCTATTTGGAATGACACTGTAGTGGCCGAAAGCAACGACACCGTCGTAGTCGAAAATAACCACTATTTCCCGGCCGATGCTATCAAAAAGGAATACTTTGAAGACAGCATTGCCCAGACTACCTGCCCCTGGAAGGGCCGCGCCAGCTATTACTCTTTGCGCGTAAACGGCGAGCTGAACAAAGATGCAGCCTGGTACTACCCCGAGCCGAAAGATGCTGCCAAGCAAATTGAAGGGCGAGTTGCTTTCTGGAAGGGCGTTAAAATTCAGCCCTAA
- a CDS encoding NAD(P)-dependent oxidoreductase yields MSHSVAFLGLGSMGLAMATNLLKAGHQLTVYNRTASKAEPLQKLGATVAHTPAEAVQGADFVFSMVTDDAALEEICTGAEGLLPALKPGAIHASCSTVAPATNRRLAEAHAQHGTHLIATPVFGKPDVAAAGNLWLASAGATAEAREKLRPLLDAVGQGTHDFGDDAGAANTVKLCGNFLLGAAIEAMAEAFTLAQKSGLERKQVYEFFTSTIFNTPIYKSYGKLIAERHYHPVGAAPAIIRKDLRLVLDESRAQVAPMPFANIIHDNLSTTVAKQEQVDWAGFAERAAENAGL; encoded by the coding sequence ATGTCGCATTCCGTTGCCTTTCTGGGCCTCGGCAGCATGGGCTTGGCTATGGCCACCAATCTGCTAAAAGCCGGACACCAGCTTACCGTTTATAACCGCACTGCCAGCAAGGCCGAGCCGCTGCAAAAGCTTGGCGCCACCGTAGCCCATACACCCGCCGAAGCAGTACAAGGTGCCGATTTCGTTTTCTCGATGGTGACCGATGATGCGGCCCTGGAGGAAATCTGCACTGGCGCTGAGGGCCTGCTCCCCGCCCTAAAACCCGGCGCTATTCATGCTTCCTGCAGCACGGTGGCCCCCGCCACCAACCGCCGCCTGGCCGAGGCACATGCCCAACACGGCACTCACCTCATTGCCACGCCGGTATTCGGTAAGCCCGATGTGGCCGCCGCCGGCAACCTGTGGCTAGCCTCGGCAGGCGCAACGGCCGAGGCGCGCGAGAAGCTTCGGCCCTTGCTGGATGCCGTAGGCCAAGGCACGCACGATTTTGGTGATGATGCCGGCGCGGCTAACACTGTAAAGCTCTGCGGAAACTTCTTACTAGGCGCGGCTATCGAGGCCATGGCCGAAGCATTCACACTGGCCCAGAAGAGTGGCCTAGAGCGCAAGCAGGTGTACGAATTTTTCACCAGCACCATCTTCAATACGCCCATTTATAAGAGCTACGGCAAGCTGATTGCCGAGCGCCATTACCACCCGGTCGGCGCCGCGCCTGCCATCATCCGCAAAGACCTGCGCCTCGTGCTGGATGAGTCGCGCGCGCAGGTAGCACCTATGCCGTTTGCCAACATCATCCACGACAACCTTTCCACCACCGTTGCCAAGCAGGAACAGGTAGACTGGGCCGGGTTTGCTGAACGAGCAGCCGAAAATGCTGGCCTCTAG
- the rsgA gene encoding ribosome small subunit-dependent GTPase A: MTGIVVKSTGSWYVVRELGNGQLHRCRLRGKFKNKGLKVSNPLAVGDQVDFTVEEQTEGAGVIHHIEPRRNYIIRRSVHKSEHAHIVAANLDVAMLVVTLASPATSFGFIDRFLVTAEAYHIPVTLIFNKTDLYDEDLTDYQEQIAKMYLRIGYPSVRSSAQTGEGVADIDALLDGKVTLLSGHSGVGKSTLINALVPDLDLKTAEISQFSDKGVHTTTFAEMLEVRPGTYLIDTPGIKELGLVDVKPGELAHYFPEMRALLNQCRYHNCQHTHEPGCAVREAVDNGKIALPRYDSYVSMLQGDDNRR, encoded by the coding sequence ATGACAGGTATTGTTGTTAAATCTACCGGCTCCTGGTACGTGGTGCGCGAGTTAGGAAACGGGCAGCTGCACCGCTGCCGACTGCGGGGCAAATTCAAGAACAAAGGTCTGAAAGTGAGCAATCCGCTGGCCGTTGGCGACCAGGTGGACTTCACAGTAGAAGAGCAAACCGAAGGCGCCGGCGTAATTCATCACATCGAGCCCCGCCGCAACTACATCATCCGCCGCTCGGTGCACAAGAGCGAGCACGCCCACATTGTGGCCGCCAATCTCGACGTAGCCATGCTGGTCGTGACACTGGCTTCGCCGGCTACGTCGTTTGGGTTTATTGACCGGTTTCTGGTGACGGCAGAGGCCTATCATATTCCCGTCACGCTCATCTTCAACAAAACCGACCTCTACGACGAGGACCTGACCGATTATCAGGAGCAGATTGCCAAGATGTACCTGCGCATCGGTTATCCCAGCGTGCGAAGCTCGGCTCAGACAGGCGAAGGCGTAGCGGATATCGATGCGCTGCTGGATGGAAAAGTGACGTTGCTTTCGGGCCATTCGGGCGTGGGCAAGAGCACCCTTATCAATGCACTGGTACCCGACCTCGACCTGAAAACCGCTGAAATCAGTCAGTTTTCTGATAAAGGCGTGCATACTACCACCTTCGCCGAGATGCTGGAAGTGCGCCCCGGCACTTATCTGATTGATACGCCCGGCATTAAGGAGCTAGGCCTGGTAGATGTGAAGCCGGGCGAGCTGGCGCACTATTTCCCCGAAATGCGCGCCTTACTCAACCAATGCCGCTACCACAATTGCCAGCACACCCACGAGCCTGGTTGCGCCGTGCGCGAAGCTGTAGACAACGGCAAAATTGCCCTGCCCCGCTACGACAGCTACGTGAGCATGCTACAAGGCGACGACAACCGGCGGTAA